A region from the Cannabis sativa cultivar Pink pepper isolate KNU-18-1 chromosome 9, ASM2916894v1, whole genome shotgun sequence genome encodes:
- the LOC115721894 gene encoding non-specific lipid transfer protein GPI-anchored 5-like isoform X1: MISKVTNMALVVLVLVTMLWARTMAQQSCTNVLISMAPCLNYVTGSSSTPSSSCCSQLASVVQKQPRCLCMALNGGGASLGVNINQTLALALPAACNVETPPVSKCNGGTLAPIGSPDGSPGTSEMSGGSSSSEMKLSLNFTLLVVLIATYASSTYSSSSSF; this comes from the exons ATGATTTCCAAAGTGACTAACATGGCTCTTGTAGTGCTGGTCCTAGTGACCATGCTTTGGGCAAGGACAATGGCTCAACAGAGCTGCACCAATGTGCTGATTAGCATGGCTCCTTGCCTGAACTATGTCACTGGTAGCTCGTCGACCCCATCGTCTTCTTGCTGCTCGCAACTCGCTAGCGTTGTCCAGAAACAGCCTCGGTGCCTCTGCATGGCGCTCAATGGCGGTGGGGCCTCATTGGGTGTTAACATCAACCAGACACTTGCTCTTGCACTCCCTGCTGCTTGCAATGTGGAAACTCCCCCCGTTAGTAAATGTAATG GTGGAACACTGGCTCCTATTGGTTCCCCTGATGGTTCACCAG GTACATCAGAAATGAGTGGGGGGAGCTCTTCGAGTGAAATGAAGCTTAGTCTTAATTTTACTCTTCTAGTGGTGCTTATAGCAACCTATGCTTCTTCTACttacagcagcagcagcagcttcTGA
- the LOC115721894 gene encoding non-specific lipid transfer protein GPI-anchored 5-like isoform X4, producing MISKVTNMALVVLVLVTMLWARTMAQQSCTNVLISMAPCLNYVTGSSSTPSSSCCSQLASVVQKQPRCLCMALNGGGASLGVNINQTLALALPAACNVETPPVSKCGTLAPIGSPDGSPEMSGGSSSSEMKLSLNFTLLVVLIATYASSTYSSSSSF from the exons ATGATTTCCAAAGTGACTAACATGGCTCTTGTAGTGCTGGTCCTAGTGACCATGCTTTGGGCAAGGACAATGGCTCAACAGAGCTGCACCAATGTGCTGATTAGCATGGCTCCTTGCCTGAACTATGTCACTGGTAGCTCGTCGACCCCATCGTCTTCTTGCTGCTCGCAACTCGCTAGCGTTGTCCAGAAACAGCCTCGGTGCCTCTGCATGGCGCTCAATGGCGGTGGGGCCTCATTGGGTGTTAACATCAACCAGACACTTGCTCTTGCACTCCCTGCTGCTTGCAATGTGGAAACTCCCCCCGTTAGTAAAT GTGGAACACTGGCTCCTATTGGTTCCCCTGATGGTTCACCAG AAATGAGTGGGGGGAGCTCTTCGAGTGAAATGAAGCTTAGTCTTAATTTTACTCTTCTAGTGGTGCTTATAGCAACCTATGCTTCTTCTACttacagcagcagcagcagcttcTGA
- the LOC115721894 gene encoding non-specific lipid transfer protein GPI-anchored 5-like isoform X3, whose protein sequence is MISKVTNMALVVLVLVTMLWARTMAQQSCTNVLISMAPCLNYVTGSSSTPSSSCCSQLASVVQKQPRCLCMALNGGGASLGVNINQTLALALPAACNVETPPVSKCNGGTLAPIGSPDGSPEMSGGSSSSEMKLSLNFTLLVVLIATYASSTYSSSSSF, encoded by the exons ATGATTTCCAAAGTGACTAACATGGCTCTTGTAGTGCTGGTCCTAGTGACCATGCTTTGGGCAAGGACAATGGCTCAACAGAGCTGCACCAATGTGCTGATTAGCATGGCTCCTTGCCTGAACTATGTCACTGGTAGCTCGTCGACCCCATCGTCTTCTTGCTGCTCGCAACTCGCTAGCGTTGTCCAGAAACAGCCTCGGTGCCTCTGCATGGCGCTCAATGGCGGTGGGGCCTCATTGGGTGTTAACATCAACCAGACACTTGCTCTTGCACTCCCTGCTGCTTGCAATGTGGAAACTCCCCCCGTTAGTAAATGTAATG GTGGAACACTGGCTCCTATTGGTTCCCCTGATGGTTCACCAG AAATGAGTGGGGGGAGCTCTTCGAGTGAAATGAAGCTTAGTCTTAATTTTACTCTTCTAGTGGTGCTTATAGCAACCTATGCTTCTTCTACttacagcagcagcagcagcttcTGA
- the LOC115721894 gene encoding non-specific lipid transfer protein GPI-anchored 5-like isoform X2, giving the protein MISKVTNMALVVLVLVTMLWARTMAQQSCTNVLISMAPCLNYVTGSSSTPSSSCCSQLASVVQKQPRCLCMALNGGGASLGVNINQTLALALPAACNVETPPVSKCGTLAPIGSPDGSPGTSEMSGGSSSSEMKLSLNFTLLVVLIATYASSTYSSSSSF; this is encoded by the exons ATGATTTCCAAAGTGACTAACATGGCTCTTGTAGTGCTGGTCCTAGTGACCATGCTTTGGGCAAGGACAATGGCTCAACAGAGCTGCACCAATGTGCTGATTAGCATGGCTCCTTGCCTGAACTATGTCACTGGTAGCTCGTCGACCCCATCGTCTTCTTGCTGCTCGCAACTCGCTAGCGTTGTCCAGAAACAGCCTCGGTGCCTCTGCATGGCGCTCAATGGCGGTGGGGCCTCATTGGGTGTTAACATCAACCAGACACTTGCTCTTGCACTCCCTGCTGCTTGCAATGTGGAAACTCCCCCCGTTAGTAAAT GTGGAACACTGGCTCCTATTGGTTCCCCTGATGGTTCACCAG GTACATCAGAAATGAGTGGGGGGAGCTCTTCGAGTGAAATGAAGCTTAGTCTTAATTTTACTCTTCTAGTGGTGCTTATAGCAACCTATGCTTCTTCTACttacagcagcagcagcagcttcTGA